A single window of Lathamus discolor isolate bLatDis1 chromosome 20, bLatDis1.hap1, whole genome shotgun sequence DNA harbors:
- the RPL23 gene encoding large ribosomal subunit protein uL14, which produces MSKRGRGGSSGAKFRISLGLPVGAVINCADNTGAKNLYIISVKGIKGRLNRLPAAGVGDMVMATVKKGKPELRKKVHPAVVIRQRKSYRRKDGVFLYFEDNAGVIVNNKGEMKGSAITGPVAKECADLWPRIASNAGSIA; this is translated from the exons ATGTCGAAGCGAG GACGCGGTGGTTCCTCGGGTGCCAAGTTCCGCATCTCCCTCGGTCTCCCGGTGGGAGCTGTGATCAATTGCGCCGATAACACAG GTGCCAAGAACCTGTACATCATCTCCGTGAAGGGCATCAAGGGCCGCCTGAACAGGCTGCCAGCGGCCGGTGTGGGTGACATGGTGATGGCCACAGTCAAGAAGGGCAAGCCAGAGCTGCGGAAGAAGG TCCACCCGGCAGTGGTAATTCGGCAGCGGAAGTCCTACAGGAGAAAAGACGGAGTATTCCTCTATTTTGAAGATAACGCAGGAGTGATAGTAAATaataaaggagaaatgaaag gctCTGCCATCACAGGCCCTGTGGCGAAGGAGTGTGCGGATCTGTGGCCCAGGATAGCCTCCAACGCGGGAAGCATCGCGTAG
- the CWC25 gene encoding pre-mRNA-splicing factor CWC25 homolog, which yields MGGGDLNLKKSWHPQTLRNVEKVWKAEQKHEAERKKIEELQRELQEERAREEMQRYAEDMGTVRKKEEKLEWMYQGPGGMVNREEYLMGRPVDKYIFEKIEDKEAGCSSETGLLPGSIFAKSGANSVLDMANKIREDPLFMIRKKEEEKKREVLNNPVKMKKIKALLQSSLDKKEKKKKKEKKKKHKKHRHRSSSSGSDSSEEERSKTKSQKRVNSSSWKPAPPRVPGYGLQGRDSEQSHRSRSSPVASQERGSHRHRDRSRSRSRSRSSKKNSEQSGCKSSRSPLRHKQHSNREEKGRARSPSPKKSYRRQQTQGYTRKISPEELERKRQEMMENAKWREEERATNLRKHQKEEEQERELEKLDSRDGKFFNRLKLESASTSSLEDRVKRNIHSLQRTPAALERNFMQR from the exons ATGGGGGGAGGCGACCtg AACCTGAAGAAGAGCTGGCACCCGCAGACCCTGCGCAATGTGGAGAAGGTGTGGAAAGCCGAGCAGAAGCATGAGGCCGAGAGGAAGAAGATCGAGGAGCTGCAgcgggagctgcaggaggagcggGCGCGGGAGGAGATGCAGCGATACGCGGAGGACATGGGCACCGTGAG gaaaaaagaagagaagctggAGTGGATGTACCAGGGTCCTGGCGGCATGGTGAACAGAGAGGAGTACCTTATGGGGCGCCCTGTGGACAAATACATCTTTGAGAAGATAGAAGACAAGGAGGCAGGCTGTTCCAGTGAGACAGGACTTCTCCCAGGCTCCATTTTTGCCAAGTCAGGTGCCAATTCTGTCCTGGATATGGCAAACAAGATCCGGGAGGATCCGCTTTTCATGATAAG gaagaaggaggaggaaaagaagagagaagtgTTAAATAAtcctgtgaaaatgaagaaaatcaagGCCCTG CTGCAAAGCAGTTTagataaaaaggagaaaaagaagaagaaagagaagaagaagaagcaCAAGAAACATCGACATCGCAGCTCCAGCAGTGGAAGTGACAGCAGTGAGGAGGAGCGAAGCAAAACCAA gTCTCAGAAGAGGGTGAACAGTTCCTCCTGGAAACCTGCTCCTCCCAGAGTCCCAGGATATGGCTTACAA GGTAGAGACTCTGAGCAGAGCCACAGGTCTCGGAGCTCTCCAGTTGCCAGCCAGGAGAGGGGGTCCCACAGGCACCGGGATCGCTCCAGGTCCAGGAGCCGGTCCCGCTCAAGCAAGAAGAATTCAGAGCAGTCTGGGTGCAAGAGCTCAAGATCTCCTCTTAGACACAAACA GCACAGCAATcgggaggagaaagggagagcCAGAAGCCCTTCCCCTAAAAAGAGCTACCGACGACAGCAGACTCAGGGTTACACAAG AAAGATCTCGCCGGAGGAACTAGAGCGTAAACGCCAAGAAATGATGGAAAATGCCAAGTGGCGGGAAGAGGAGAGGGCAACCAACCTCAGGAAGCACcaaaaggaggaggagcaggagcggGAGCTGGAGAAGCTCGACTCCAGAGATGGGAAGTTCTTCAA TCGCTTAAAACTGGAGAGTGCATCCACTTCCAGCCTGGAAGATCGCGTGAAGCGCAATATCCACTCCCTCCAGAGGACTCCTGCCGCCTTGGAAAGGAACTTTATGCAGAGATGA